A window from Prochlorococcus marinus CUG1435 encodes these proteins:
- a CDS encoding prepilin-type N-terminal cleavage/methylation domain-containing protein, with product MNQSFKKNFTLNKKSLGFTLVELIIVVGMISIFSGLMLPSFLNWIRTEKVNSYTRELREYLRVVRLNARRWGAICTISTNYISHNGVSNDKNYYGYDVSCSGSSGTINSLAPAINNSIFQIINKDFRITPNGRVSSDGPIVIVIGSKYFSGGARMLNCLIVQSPTGHIIKGKFNDRNWISSEMPVSQIDLNNNISADKCESS from the coding sequence ATGAACCAATCTTTTAAAAAAAATTTTACGTTAAATAAAAAATCTCTGGGATTTACTTTAGTGGAATTAATAATTGTAGTTGGAATGATAAGTATTTTTTCTGGTTTGATGTTACCTAGTTTTCTAAATTGGATAAGAACTGAGAAAGTTAATTCCTATACGCGAGAATTAAGAGAATATTTAAGGGTAGTTAGATTAAATGCAAGAAGATGGGGAGCTATTTGTACTATAAGTACAAACTATATTTCTCATAACGGAGTGTCAAATGATAAAAACTATTATGGTTATGATGTTTCCTGTAGTGGAAGTTCTGGAACAATTAATTCTTTAGCACCAGCTATAAATAATTCTATTTTTCAAATTATCAATAAAGACTTTAGAATAACTCCGAATGGTAGAGTCAGCTCAGATGGACCCATAGTAATCGTAATAGGATCAAAATATTTTAGTGGCGGTGCAAGAATGCTTAACTGCTTGATTGTACAATCACCAACTGGTCATATCATTAAAGGAAAATTTAATGACAGAAACTGGATTTCCTCTGAAATGCCAGTCAGCCAGATTGATCTTAATAATAATATAAGTGCAGATAAATGTGAATCATCTTAA
- a CDS encoding prepilin-type N-terminal cleavage/methylation domain-containing protein: MKKFLNSKFLRPQLRINKIKSLSSLNQINSEDGFTLVELIVVVMMIGVLSSIAIPQFMTAADKAKQKEATGIVSALIKAATAYQTEYGSLPEDHLDISEFAKFQKCDATGHDTQGAAVCKDANPVGLANGDFEFTSTSGHYAVSFRVFGTGATQEFQVLANPNGTAYSGNGSAVTGCYAPQQALTEVYEFTAKAATEANGKGQRTWRPCIDGNS; encoded by the coding sequence ATGAAAAAATTTCTAAACTCAAAATTTTTGAGACCTCAACTTAGAATCAATAAAATTAAAAGTCTCTCATCCCTTAATCAGATTAACTCAGAAGATGGTTTTACTTTAGTAGAACTAATTGTTGTAGTAATGATGATTGGTGTTCTTTCTTCAATAGCAATTCCACAATTCATGACTGCTGCTGATAAAGCAAAACAGAAAGAAGCTACAGGAATTGTATCTGCTTTGATAAAAGCAGCTACTGCCTATCAGACTGAATACGGCAGTTTACCTGAAGACCATCTAGATATTTCAGAATTTGCAAAATTTCAAAAATGTGATGCAACTGGTCATGATACACAAGGAGCGGCAGTTTGCAAAGATGCTAATCCAGTAGGTCTAGCGAATGGAGACTTTGAATTTACTTCTACATCTGGTCATTATGCAGTTTCATTTAGAGTCTTCGGTACAGGAGCTACCCAGGAATTTCAAGTACTGGCCAATCCAAATGGGACTGCATACAGTGGTAATGGTAGTGCTGTGACAGGTTGTTATGCTCCCCAACAAGCACTTACTGAGGTATATGAATTTACTGCAAAAGCTGCTACCGAGGCTAACGGTAAAGGTCAAAGAACTTGGCGTCCTTGTATAGATGGGAATTCATAA
- a CDS encoding type II secretion system protein has translation MFLKKQEISNHIKTIRIIENGFSIIDLSIAITVIGFLAVMVIPNFSPALEFVEVLVAEKYLLKSVRECQSGLIKNDLSTQYDLPENNSGLGIFKNNKYLFSYTGNPGECINLSTLEENRIRVTRSNISQNLEYSLIINLISGEKTSEGQLPGWLDWWEGVYSPIIPENDPLLDEFL, from the coding sequence ATGTTTCTTAAAAAACAAGAAATATCGAATCATATAAAAACAATAAGAATAATTGAAAACGGCTTCTCAATAATTGATCTTTCTATTGCGATCACCGTTATTGGATTTTTAGCAGTAATGGTTATTCCAAATTTTTCTCCTGCTCTTGAGTTTGTTGAAGTTTTAGTTGCCGAAAAATATTTATTAAAAAGCGTAAGGGAATGTCAATCAGGTTTAATTAAAAATGATTTATCGACTCAATATGATTTACCAGAAAATAATTCTGGATTAGGAATTTTTAAAAATAATAAATATCTTTTTTCTTATACTGGGAATCCAGGTGAATGCATCAACCTAAGCACTTTAGAAGAAAATAGAATTCGTGTAACAAGATCTAATATTAGTCAAAATTTAGAATATTCTTTAATTATAAATTTAATTTCTGGGGAGAAAACTTCTGAAGGCCAACTCCCCGGCTGGCTTGATTGGTGGGAAGGGGTATATTCGCCAATTATTCCCGAAAACGATCCTCTATTAGATGAATTCCTATAA